One region of Miscanthus floridulus cultivar M001 chromosome 19, ASM1932011v1, whole genome shotgun sequence genomic DNA includes:
- the LOC136529286 gene encoding pollen receptor-like kinase 3, with the protein MAPSRHLLLFLAVAVAVAATIAAALLAAVAAENNMTDVEALMQLKKSFTNSSSLSSWLITDKEGSKSPCAPGSHHWHGVVCSRGAVTGLRLNGLELGGTIEVNSLSSFPRLRSISFARNNFSGPLPAFHQIKALKSMYLSDNQFSGSIPDDFFANLSHLKKLWLNGNQLSGSIPASIAQATSLLELHLDRNAFTGELPAVPPPALKSLNVSDNDLEGVVPEAFRKFNASRFAGNEYLCFVPTRVKPCKREQAVTSSSRRAIMVLSTLLLSAVVMVIALRLCSSLPNSRARKLDMEGLEEKPPEYVAVKQASSAPQKRSSSWLGKRPGSSLGGLGHRRAASAAKVDHLSTKSAGDLVMVNESKGVFGLTDLMKAAAEVIGSGGGLGSAYKAVMANGVAVVVKRSRDMNRATKEAFEAEVKRLGAMRHANLLPPLAYHYRKDEKLLVYEYIPKGSLLYVLHGDRGIDYAALDWPTRLKVAVGVARATAFLHTALAGHEAPHGNLKSANILLAPDFEPLLVDFGFSGLINHMQSPNSLFAYRAPECVAGHPVSAMADVYCLGVVLLELLTGKFPSQYLQNAKGGTDLVMWATSAMADGYERDLFDPALMAAWKFALPDMTRLMQVAVDCVETDLEKRPEMKEALARVEEVAATALATVRERQDESGSEGSAPSADSASRSSHASYVREGSMQRIASVGERSLRRGSNDPSYGYGIS; encoded by the coding sequence ATGGCCCCGtctcgccacctcctcctcttcctcgccgtcgccgtcgccgtcgccgccaccatTGCCGCAGCGCTCCTAGCTGCCGTCGCTGCGGAGAACAACATGACCGACGTGGAGGCGCTGATGCAGCTCAAGAAGTCCTTCACCAACTCCTCGTCGCTCTCGTCGTGGCTCATTACCGATAAGGAAGGCAGCAAGTCCCCCTGCGCGCCGGGCTCGCACCACTGGCATGGCGTGGTGTGCTCCCGCGGAGCGGTCACCGGCCTCCGCCTCAACGGCCTCGAGCTCGGCGGCACCATCGAAGTCAACTCGCTCTCCAGCTTCCCGCGCCTCAGGTCCATCTCCTTCGCCAGGAACAACTTCTCCGGCCCACTCCCCGCCTTTCACCAGatcaaggcgctcaagtcaatgtACCTCTCCGACAACCAGTTCTCCGGCAGCATCCCCGACGACTTCTTCGCCAACCTCAGCCACCTCAAGAAGCTCTGGCTCAATGGCAACCAGCTCTCCGGCTCCATTCCAGCTTCCATCGCACAGGCCACGTCTCTCCTCGAGCTCCACCTCGATCGCAACGCCTTCACGGGTGAGCTCCCCGCCGTGCCGCCGCCGGCGCTCAAGTCGCTCAACGTATCTGACAATGACCTTGAGGGCGTCGTCCCGGAGGCGTTCCGGAAATTCAACGCCAGCAGGTTCGCCGGCAACGAGTACCTCTGTTTCGTGCCGACCCGCGTGAAGCCGTGCAAGCGCGAGCAGGCCGTGACCAGCTCGTCCAGGCGGGCTATCATGGTGCTCTCCACGCTGCTTCTCTCAGCCGTCGTGATGGTCATCGCCCTGCGCTTGTGCAGCAGCCTGCCCAACAGCCGTGCCCGCAAGCTCGACATGGAGGGCCTCGAGGAGAAGCCACCCGAGTACGTGGCCGTCAAGCAGGCGTCGTCGGCCCCGCAGAAGCGGAGCTCCTCGTGGCTCGGGAAGAGGCCAGGGTCGTCGCTTGGCGGGCTTGGACACCGGCGGGCCGCTTCTGCCGCGAAGGTGGACCATCTGAGCACCAAATCCGCCGGTGATCTGGTCATGGTGAACGAAAGCAAGGGCGTGTTTGGGCTCACCGACCTGATGAAGGCGGCGGCCGAGGTGATCGGGAGCGGCGGCGGGCTCGGGTCGGCGTACAAGGCGGTGATGGCCAACGGCGTGGCCGTCGTGGTCAAGCGCTCCCGCGACATGAACCGGGCGACCAAGGAAGCGTTCGAAGCCGAGGTGAAGCGGCTCGGCGCGATGCGCCACGCCAACCTGCTGCCGCCGCTGGCCTACCACTACCGCAAGGACGAGAAGCTCCTGGTCTACGAGTACATTCCCAAGGGCAGCCTGCTGTACGTCCTCCACGGCGACCGGGGCATCGACTACGCGGCGCTGGACTGGCCGACGCGGCTCAAGGTGGCCGTCGGCGTCGCGCGCGCCACGGCGTTCCTCCACACGGCGCTCGCCGGCCACGAGGCGCCCCACGGCAACCTCAAGTCGGCCAACATTCTCCTCGCGCCGGACTTCGAGCCGCTCCTCGTCGACTTCGGGTTCTCCGGCCTCATCAACCACATGCAGTCCCCGAACTCCCTGTTCGCGTACCGCGCCCCCGAGTGCGTGGCTGGCCACCCCGTGAGTGCAATGGCCGACGTCTACTGCCTCGGCGTCGTCCTCCTCGAGCTCCTCACCGGCAAGTTCCCGTCGCAGTACCTCCAGAACGCCAAGGGCGGCACGGACCTCGTCATGTGGGCGACGTCGGCGATGGCCGACGGCTACGAGCGAGACCTGTTCGACCCGGCCCTCATGGCGGCGTGGAAATTCGCCCTGCCGGACATGACGCGGCTCATGCAGGTGGCGGTGGACTGCGTCGAGACGGACCTGGAGAAGCGGCCGGAGATGAAAGAGGCCTTGGCGAGGGTGGAGGAGGTGGCGGCGACGGCTTTAGCGACGGTGAGGGAGAGGCAAGATGAGAGCGGCAGCGAGGGGAGTGCACCGTCGGCAGACTCGGCTAGCAGAAGCTCGCACGCCTCGTACGTGCGAGAGGGATCGATGCAGCGGATCGCAAGCGTCGGCGAGCGGTCGTTGCGGCGAGGAAGCAACGACCCCTCGTACGGGTACGGCATCTCGTGA
- the LOC136529112 gene encoding protein GET1-like isoform X2 yields the protein MSPSAIFVFLLGSALHMLECILDLVKRRGSISDEQLKLRVQITELLKEASALSTPSTFAQAAKLKRLAGAKEKELAKMQELNIKGKQSLYEQYGKVLLATKVLIYGVLVLWFWSTPVTTVPKHLLQPFGWNSPMAIFDLSCQQATERETCTHISASLISSS from the exons ATGTCCCCTTCTGCCATCTTCGTCTTCCTCCTCGGTTCTGCGCTGCATATGCTGGAGTGCATCCTCGATCTCGTGAAGAGG AGGGGATCAATTTCTGATGAACAGCTCAAACTGCGTGTACAGATCACGGAACTTCTCAAGGAGGCTAGTGCTTTGTCAAC GCCCTCAACGTTTGCGCAAGCCGCAAAACTGAAGCGGTTGGCTGGTGCTAAAGAGAAGGAGTTGGCAAAAA TGCAAGAGCTGAACATTAAAGGGAAGCAGTCTTTATATGAACAATATGGAAAAGTTCTGCTGGCCACAAAG GTTCTAATCTATGGTGTGCTCGTTCTGTGGTTTTGGAGTACTCCTGTGACTACTGTTCCTAAACACCTTCTCCAGCCCTTCG GTTGGAATTCTCCCATGGCTATTTTTGACCTCTCATGTCAGCAAGCTACTGAGCGAGAAACTTGCACCCATATTTCTGCATCCTTAATTAGCTCCTCCTAA
- the LOC136529112 gene encoding protein GET1-like isoform X1 — translation MSPSAIFVFLLGSALHMLECILDLVKRRGSISDEQLKLRVQITELLKEASALSTPSTFAQAAKLKRLAGAKEKELAKMQELNIKGKQSLYEQYGKVLLATKVLIYGVLVLWFWSTPVTTVPKHLLQPFGWMFSWRGVDASTGRVVVGILPWLFLTSHVSKLLSEKLAPIFLHP, via the exons ATGTCCCCTTCTGCCATCTTCGTCTTCCTCCTCGGTTCTGCGCTGCATATGCTGGAGTGCATCCTCGATCTCGTGAAGAGG AGGGGATCAATTTCTGATGAACAGCTCAAACTGCGTGTACAGATCACGGAACTTCTCAAGGAGGCTAGTGCTTTGTCAAC GCCCTCAACGTTTGCGCAAGCCGCAAAACTGAAGCGGTTGGCTGGTGCTAAAGAGAAGGAGTTGGCAAAAA TGCAAGAGCTGAACATTAAAGGGAAGCAGTCTTTATATGAACAATATGGAAAAGTTCTGCTGGCCACAAAG GTTCTAATCTATGGTGTGCTCGTTCTGTGGTTTTGGAGTACTCCTGTGACTACTGTTCCTAAACACCTTCTCCAGCCCTTCG GATGGATGTTTTCCTGGAGAGGTGTAGATGCTTCAACAGGCCGTGTTGTG GTTGGAATTCTCCCATGGCTATTTTTGACCTCTCATGTCAGCAAGCTACTGAGCGAGAAACTTGCACCCATATTTCTGCATCCTTAA
- the LOC136528462 gene encoding uncharacterized protein YML079W-like produces the protein MAFSTAEEKKTAVEIVAALDLQRHPDGGFFLETFRDPSIALPTSALPPRYKVDRAVSSAIYFLLPAGEIARLHRIPCAETWHYYLGEPLTVFEVHDDGQIKTTVVGPDLRQGQRPQYTVPPNIWFGAFLTCDIESFTEDGSVFVKSPGRDPELHYSFVGVTCAPAFQFEDNELATREDIKALAPKAEAFINFLVPS, from the exons ATGGCGTTCTCGACCGCGGAGGAGAAGAAGACGGCGGTGGAGATCGTCGCCGCTCTGGATCTGCAGCGCCACCCCGATGGCGGGTTCTTCCTGGAGACCTTCCGTGATCCCTCAATTGCACTCCCCACGTCCGCTCTCCCGCCGCGCT ATAAGGTTGACCGAGCCGTGAGTAGTGCCATCTATTTCTTACTGCCTGCTGGGGAGATTGCTAGGTTGCACCGCATCCCTTGTGCTGAAACCTGGCATTACTACCTAGGAGAACCTCTCACG GTGTTTGAGGTGCACGATGATGGACAAATCAAGACGACTGTCGTTGGTCCTGACCTGCGACAGGGCCAGAGACCACAGTACACAGTTCCTCCAAACATATGGTTTGGGGCCTTCTTGACCTGCGACATTGAATCCTTTACTGAAGATGGAAGTGTGTTTGTCAAGAGTCCCGGAAGAGACCCTGAGCTGCATTATTCGTTCGTTGGTGTAACCTGTGCCCCAGCGTTCCAGTTTGAGGACAATGAACTTGCAACACGTGAGGACATTAAAGCTTTGGCTCCTAAGGCAGAAGCTTTCATCAATTTCCTCGTACCATCTTAG